One segment of Panicum virgatum strain AP13 chromosome 3K, P.virgatum_v5, whole genome shotgun sequence DNA contains the following:
- the LOC120699161 gene encoding reticulon-like protein B1 has translation MMSESEEHGSLLEKINDKIHEYKHSSSSSDSEDDKKSKKSKKKKLFGRKHPLHHVLGGGKAADLVLWRDKQTSGSILAGVTVIWLLFEGIGYHLLTFLCHTLIVFLTVWFVWSNAASFVNRSPPKFPEVILSEVQCLKIAHIARKEINEAFYTLRNVASGKDLKTYLTTVAILWFISIIGSCFSFLTLSYTIFLMAYTLPMLYEKYEDQVDVVGEKALIEIKKQYKVIDAKLLSKIPMLSEKKQH, from the exons ATGATGTCCGAAAGTGAGGAGCATGGCTCGCTCCTTGAGAAGATCAACGACAAGATCCACGAATACAAgcactcgtcctcctcctcagaTTCGGAAGATGACAAAAAGTCGAAGAAatccaagaagaagaagctctTCGGGAGGAAGCATCCGCTCCATCACGTTCTCGGCGGGGGCAAGG cTGCTGACCTTGTGCTGTGGAGGGACAAACAGACATCCGGGAGCATCCTGGCGGGCGTGACCGTGATCTGGCTGCTGTTCGAGGGCATAGGCTACCACCTCCTCACCTTCCTCTGCCACACGCTCATCGTCTTCCTCACTGTCTGGTTCGTGTGGTCTAACGCTGCGTCCTTCGTCAACAG GTCTCCTCCGAAGTTCCCAGAGGTCATTCTATCTGAAGTACAATGCCTGAAGATAGCTCATATTGCAAGGAAAGAAATCAATGAGGCTTTCTATACACTGCGCAACGTTGCTTCTGGGAAAGATCTGAAAACATATCTGACA ACGGTTGCAATCTTGTGGTTCATTTCTATAATTGGAAGCTGCTTCAGCTTCCTGACTCTGTCTTACACTA TTTTCCTGATGGCATACACGCTGCCAATGCTGTATGAGAAATACGAAGATCAAGTTGATGTTGTGGGTGAGAAGGCCCTTATTGAGATAAAGAAGCAATACAAAGTGATTGATGCGAAGCTTCTCTCTAAGATCCCAATGTTGTCTGAGAAAAAACAGCACTGA